The Streptococcus pluranimalium genome contains a region encoding:
- a CDS encoding 3-oxoacyl-ACP reductase translates to MTKRVLITGAASGIGLAQARLFLEHGYAVYGIDKSAKPDLSHPNFHFFQMDLTGNIAALYEQVPEVDILCNTAGILDDYKPLLEISEDDFQEVMATNFFATVKLTRYYLEKMVARKSGIIITMCSIASFMAGGGGAAYTSSKHAVAGLTRQLALDYAKDGIQVFGIAPGAVKTGMTAADFEPGGMADWVASETPIGRWTEPGEIAELTLMLASGKLASMQGEIVKIDGGWSLK, encoded by the coding sequence ATGACTAAGCGAGTCCTCATCACAGGCGCAGCGTCAGGGATTGGTCTGGCTCAAGCACGACTGTTTTTGGAACATGGCTACGCGGTTTACGGGATCGACAAGTCTGCTAAACCGGACTTGTCTCATCCTAACTTCCATTTTTTTCAGATGGATTTGACAGGTAACATCGCTGCGCTGTACGAGCAAGTTCCTGAAGTTGACATTTTGTGTAACACCGCAGGAATCTTAGACGATTATAAACCCCTTCTTGAGATTTCAGAAGATGATTTTCAAGAGGTCATGGCAACTAACTTTTTTGCGACGGTTAAGCTTACTCGGTATTATCTTGAGAAAATGGTAGCCAGAAAATCAGGAATCATTATTACTATGTGCTCTATTGCCAGCTTTATGGCTGGTGGAGGTGGTGCAGCCTATACCTCATCCAAACACGCTGTGGCTGGACTTACCCGGCAGTTGGCGCTAGATTATGCTAAAGATGGGATTCAAGTTTTTGGCATTGCCCCTGGTGCTGTTAAGACTGGTATGACGGCTGCGGATTTTGAACCAGGTGGGATGGCAGACTGGGTAGCTTCTGAGACGCCTATCGGTCGTTGGACAGAACCAGGTGAAATTGCGGAATTAACCCTCATGTTAGCTTCGGGAAAACTGGCTTCCATGCAAGGTGAAATCGTTAAAATCGATGGTGGCTGGAGCTTGAAATAG
- a CDS encoding DUF2829 domain-containing protein: protein MTFEEILPELKAKKKYVRTGWGGAENYVQLFDSIEVNGQKLEATPYFLINVTGDDEGFSMWSPTPCDVLAEDWIEVND, encoded by the coding sequence ATGACATTTGAAGAGATTTTACCAGAATTAAAGGCAAAGAAAAAATACGTTCGCACTGGTTGGGGCGGCGCTGAAAATTATGTGCAACTCTTTGACAGCATCGAAGTGAATGGTCAAAAGCTAGAGGCAACACCTTATTTTCTCATCAACGTGACTGGTGACGACGAAGGCTTTAGCATGTGGAGTCCAACACCTTGTGACGTCTTGGCTGAAGATTGGATTGAAGTGAATGACTAA
- a CDS encoding PadR family transcriptional regulator, protein MRETQLLKGVLEGCVLEMIAQEEIYGYELVQKLRQSGFENMVGGTIYPLLQKLEKKGYIRGQIKPSPDGPDRKYFTITRDGEIYLTEFWQEWSSLVEKVGQFQKRSI, encoded by the coding sequence GTGAGAGAAACACAGTTATTAAAAGGTGTTTTAGAAGGTTGTGTCTTAGAAATGATTGCTCAAGAAGAGATTTATGGCTATGAGTTAGTTCAAAAGCTGAGACAGTCTGGCTTTGAAAATATGGTTGGAGGCACTATTTACCCTCTTCTTCAAAAATTAGAAAAGAAAGGTTATATCAGGGGACAGATAAAACCTTCGCCAGATGGTCCAGACCGGAAGTATTTTACTATTACACGAGATGGGGAAATCTATCTAACAGAATTTTGGCAGGAGTGGTCTAGCCTTGTTGAAAAAGTTGGACAGTTTCAGAAGAGGAGCATATAA
- a CDS encoding aminoacyltransferase: MVLVELSKEEYRVALSQFSEISFTQSLEMAELLSKRGFSIHFMGLEADGAIQVAGILYSKAMAGGQHMEMNTGPASQDSSYLEAFYKELQVFAQKNNALELIIKPYDTYQEFTSDGEPADEERKDLLETLTNLGFSHDGLQTGYPGGEPDWLYVKSLEGITAQNLRKSFSKKGKPLANKAASFGTKLRRLERSELPVFKEITSSTSERREYSDKALDYYEDFYDAFGDNCEFMVAEINFQDYLTNLQNDLGNLGVKLSDLGEKLAANPDSRKYQNMKKEYQSQAETFEKRMSEAKELIAEYGSEDVVMAGSLFVYTDREAIYLFSGSYPEFNKFYAPVALQEHVMLEAIKRGIPTYNFLGIQGVFDGSDGVLRFKQNFNGYIVRKMGTFRYYPRPFKKKAIDSVKKLLGRS, from the coding sequence ATGGTATTAGTAGAATTAAGTAAAGAAGAGTATAGAGTTGCACTATCGCAGTTTTCAGAGATTTCTTTTACACAGTCTTTGGAAATGGCAGAGCTTTTGAGTAAGCGTGGGTTTTCTATTCATTTTATGGGTTTAGAAGCTGATGGTGCGATTCAAGTTGCAGGAATTTTATATAGCAAGGCTATGGCTGGTGGTCAGCACATGGAGATGAATACTGGACCTGCAAGTCAGGATTCGTCCTATCTTGAAGCATTTTACAAAGAATTGCAAGTGTTTGCCCAAAAAAATAATGCCTTAGAACTGATTATCAAGCCTTACGACACTTATCAAGAGTTCACAAGTGATGGTGAGCCTGCGGATGAAGAGCGTAAAGACTTGTTAGAAACTTTGACTAACTTAGGATTTAGCCATGATGGTTTACAGACAGGTTACCCAGGTGGTGAACCAGACTGGCTGTATGTCAAGTCTTTAGAGGGCATTACTGCTCAGAATTTGCGCAAGTCTTTTTCGAAAAAAGGGAAACCACTAGCTAATAAGGCAGCGTCATTTGGAACCAAATTGCGCCGCTTGGAGCGCTCAGAACTCCCTGTCTTTAAAGAGATTACGTCATCAACGTCGGAGCGTCGTGAGTATTCAGATAAGGCTTTGGACTATTATGAAGACTTTTATGATGCTTTTGGTGATAACTGTGAGTTTATGGTGGCAGAAATTAATTTCCAAGATTATTTAACCAATCTCCAAAATGATTTGGGAAATCTAGGAGTTAAACTGTCAGATTTAGGGGAGAAATTAGCTGCTAATCCTGATTCTAGAAAATACCAAAACATGAAAAAAGAGTATCAGTCGCAGGCTGAGACGTTTGAAAAACGTATGTCTGAAGCTAAGGAGTTGATTGCGGAATATGGTTCCGAAGATGTGGTTATGGCTGGTAGCCTCTTTGTCTACACTGATCGTGAAGCGATTTACCTATTCAGTGGTTCCTATCCTGAATTTAATAAATTTTATGCACCTGTTGCCCTACAGGAACATGTCATGTTGGAGGCTATTAAGCGTGGCATTCCAACTTACAACTTTCTAGGTATTCAAGGAGTATTTGATGGCAGTGATGGTGTCCTTCGATTTAAACAAAATTTCAACGGTTACATTGTCCGTAAGATGGGAACCTTCCGTTATTACCCAAGACCATTCAAGAAAAAGGCTATTGATAGTGTCAAAAAACTATTAGGACGATCATAA